CAGATAATTCAGCCTCAAGTTCTTCCAACATCAAAGAATCGAATTCTCTAAAATCATTTCTAATCTCTGCTAAACTATACAGCATATCTTCATTTCTTGGTCCGCCTGTACCTCTTCCAAGTTGAAGCTTAGAAAACACCTCGAGAATAAGAACACCGCCTGACTTTAAAGAATCTGAAAGGAACTGATGTGCAAGTGGCCTATCTTTTGAATGCAGATGCAAGTAGAAAAAACCAATTGCATCGTACTTTTCTTGAACAGTCTCATGATCTAAAATACTCGAAAGATAGAAATCCACCTCAACATTTTGAGATTTTAAAAACTCTTGAGCATTTTCAACAGCTTGATCACTGTAATCAAAAGCATCAACCTTCCAGCCTTGACGAGCAGCATGAGCCGCGTTTCGCCCCTCACCATCTCCAGGTAATAATATTGAAGCAGGCTTGAATCTTGCTAACTGTTCCTCGAAAAACAAATTAGCTGCTGTTCCATAAATATATTTCGATTCAGCATAACGCTGATCCCAATGTTCCTTCATCTATTTATGTCTAAACTTATTTTGAAAGCGCCTTCTCGTATTCTTTTTTGTATAGATTAACCTGATTGGTAAGCTTCTCTATTTCAGCTTCATTCTGCTCTTTTACTTTTCTCAACCAGTTTAATTTTCCATCTTTTTCAAGAATTTCACTTTTCAAGGTGCTTATTTCATCATCCTTTTGCTTTAAAGCATCTAAAGCCTTTCTCGCTTCTGTTGCAACTTTCTTCTTCTCCCATTCAGCTTCAACGCCAGCTGTCTTTATATCTTGGCTCAATTTAGAAGACTCTTGCTTTAGAACACTAATTTGCTTTAACAAACCAGAAATTTGCACATTGTTTTCCTCATTTCTATTTAAAGCAGAATTGTATTTATCTAAAGTTTCCAACAAGCGTACTTTTAGCTCTGTAGTATCAGACGCTAAGCCCATTAACTCAGTACTTAAATCATCAATCTCGGTATTTTTCATTGCATTACTCTCCGACATGCTATTTTTCATCTCGTTATACTCTGATAAAGTTTGATCCAATTTAGAATTCAACTGATTGATTTGTTTTCCTTTTTTAGAATTTTCTTTATCAAGAGCAACAACTTTAGCATCACTACGTCTTTTTGCATATTCCAACTCTTCGTATTTCTTTTTAGATACAACACATGAGAATAGGAATAAAGGAAGTAAGGACAGGGCTAATATTTTCTTTTTCATAAGATCATTTTTTAATAACAGATATGTAAACCAAATCTAAACTTTGTTCGGTAATTTGTCTACTTATAGCAAACGAAGATATTTCTATTTCAACGAAAAATAAACAGATATCATAAAAATTAACATTTTTTATCATGAAAACTGATCATACCCCTTTTCTAAACCTATCATAAACATATCTTTGTAGTATAAACTCAATTCCGAAACGAAAATACAAAATGAAGTTTAAATTTAAATTATCATTTTATGGCAAGAGAATTGATAGTACTTCTAAATATCAATAAGACTGAACAAATACACATACCTATGCAAAAATACTTTATCCTATTACTTTCAACAATATTTCTTTCTCTATCCGCTTTAGCGCAAGAAGATCAAGAAACACCTAAAATAATTCGAATTGTTGGAAAATTAACCAATGACAAAACGAACGAGCCAATTCCTTTCGCGAATGTTGGCGTAATCGGATCCTATATTGGAGCAGCTTCTAATTTAGATGGAATTTTTGAGCTTAAAATACCGGGGAAACTTATAGATCAAACCATACAAGCGTCAGCCGTTGGGTTTTCGACCTTTTCAAAAAGCGTTAGATTGTGCATGGGTGGAGACACCTTAAAAATAGATCTGACCCCTCAAAATTATAGCATTGCAGAGGTTGAAGTGATGGCTGAATCCTTAGTCTTGAAAAAAAGAATTAAAACTGCTATTGAAAGAATTCCAGACAATTATCTTCAAACGCCATTCAATTATGATGTTTATTATCGTTCAGAAAAATTTAAAAACGAGAAGCTAAATCGACTTAGAGAAGCTGCAATTCGCATTTATGATGACAAAGGCTATCAAAGAGCCGATGCATATCAGGTATTTAAAGAAAGAGGATACAAATTTTTGCAAGTTCGAAAAAACTTTGAAACAGCATCTCTGGCCGACGGATCAACTTATTTGGATGAATTACTAGAGATGGACATTGTTCGTGGCCGTGGAAACATTTTAAATGGCAATCATCTTGATTTCTATGATTTAAAACTTGAGCAAATTACAGCCTATGAAAATGACTCTATTTGGGTAATTGGATACAAAAGCAAAAGACCAATATTAAGTAATACCGGAGATTATTACGCAACTGAATATTCGGGTAAACTGTATATTAAAATTAAAGATTTTGCAGTTGTAAAAAATGAAACTCATGTTGTTGCCAGCAATTATTCAACTCAAGGAAGAAGTTTCTACGTAAACGAGGAAAGACAAAAATGGAAGCCGATTAAAGTAGAATATGATTTTAGTGTTACCTACAAAAAGCATTCGGGCAGATATTATTTAAGCTATGTGAATTATAAGCGTCACCACAAAACAAAAGACAAAACGACGCATGACATTTCCACAATGGATGTCAACACCGAAATGTTAATCACAAAAATCAATACAGCTAAACCTGAAATTATTGAAAAAAGAGCCTATTATGAAAATATGCCTTACGATAAAAAATTCTGGGAAAGTTATAATATCATTTTCGATGGAGAATAAGAAAAGAGGCTTCGGCCTCTTTTTTCTTTTATTTAATGATCGCAAATATTAACTGATCAAGAAATTCATCATTTTTATAAACCGCCTTCTTTAGCCTTGCCTCATGAACAAATCCCGCTTTTTCGAGCACTTTTACTGATCCAATATTACCATCAAAAACATTAGCATATAAACGTATAATACCCATTTCGGAGAAAGCATATTCTACCATCTCTTTTACAACAGAAGTCATAATTCCCTTGTTCCAGTATTCGCGCCCAATCCAATACCCCAACTCTGCCGACTTGCAAAATACGTCTTCTTGCATTTCAATGCCAACACAACCTACAACTTCACCATTTACCTCAATTGCCCGAAAGCAACCCTTAACTAGGTTGTTTGCAAAATAAATCCATCTTCTTGCATCGCTATGCGTGTATGGATAGGGAAAACTATTCTTTAAAAACCGAACCACATCAAGATCACTAGCATGTTTTACCAAATCCTTTTCGTCACCTGTTTTCCATTTTCTTAGTTGAATGCAAATTTCATCCGTTTTTGTTATCATTCCTTGTACTTTAAACATGAGGTTTACTACAAGTTCGAGAAAAATAAACAGATATCAATCACAATTATGCAAAAAAAAAGCCGCCTTAAAATAAGGCAGCTCTCTGAAATGTATCGAAGATTTATTCTTCTTCTTTTGTTTCTTCCTCAGTTTCAACTTCAATCAACATATCGTTCTCCTGAAGAATATTATACCATTGGAAGATTTTTTTCATGTCTGAAACATAAACTCGATCTTCATCATAGTTTGGTAAAACTTCTCTCATATAAGCTTTCAACTCATTTCCTGAAGATTTGTGATTAATTGCTTGTCCACCCTCTTCTTTTTCTTTGATACTCTTGAAAACCTCTTGTAATTGAAGATCACCTTCCTCAGTAAAAATAGCGATATCTTCTAAAGCCGAAATTTTTGAAGTCGCATGTGCAGGCATACGTTTCTTATCGATTAAAGATTCTACGATAAAACCACTTTTCGAGTTTGAAACTAGTTTGAACAATCCAGGCTGTCCTGATATAGCTAATATTCCTTTCAACATATTGTCATTTTTTTAGTTGGAAGCACAAAAATAAAATTCCAGTTGATTAAAAAAAACTAAATACTACTCTTTTTTAACCCACAACCTTCAATATTATGCAAATGCTCTTTCTTTTTTTATTTTTTCGTAAGCCTCACTTACTTTTTGAAATTTTTCTTTTGCAGCCTTTTGCACATCTTCACCCAAATAACTCACTTTATCAGGATGATATTTAACAGCCATTTTACGATAAGCTTTTTTCACTTCATCATTCGATGCTTCTCGTGTTAGTCCCAGAATTTTATAACTAGATTCTGTAGACTGTATGAACATCGACTTGATTGAGTTATAATCTCCTGTCTGAATTCCTAAATAGTAAGAAATCTTATCAATGGTAATCAACTCTGAATCCGAAACCTGTCCATCTGCCTGAGCTATTCCAAAAAGAAAGTGCAACAACTGCAAACGAGAAGAATAGTCGAGGTTATGCCCTATTTGTTGACACACTTGCTCTACTGCAATATTTTGCTTTAAAATATCACGAAGCATGGTTATTGCTTCACTAGCGCGCCCTAAACCAAAACTTTTTACCAAGTACGACTTTACGTAATCTAGTTCAACTTTTAGAATTTTGCCATCTGCCTTCATAACAGCAGCTACAAGAATCAATAAACTCATTACAAAGTCACCTTGCCTGGTTGCTCCTCTAGAGTTACCCTTCTCAATTTCTACGCTATCCAATGCTGATCCCAACAACAATCCTAAAATTCCACCCACTGGACCCAAAAAAGCCCAACCAAGTCCACCAGCAATCCATTTTCCGTATTTTCCCATTCTGTGGTATTATTCTAATCTAAATATCTTTCAAAGAAAATAAAAGAAAACCTAAGTAGAAATCGCAAACGCAAAAAAGTGGTTCTCTTAACAAAGTTTAACAGCTAATAGGCTCTACTTAGCCAATAGATCTAATTTCTTTATCGATTAAAACAATTTGAGGAAGAATCAATTCATTATTATTATAAATGACAAAGTCAGATTTTTGAATTCTCTCTACATCAGGTAATTGATTTGCGATTCTTTTCTGAACCAATTCCCTACTCGAAGAATCTCGTTTCATCACTCGTTGAATTCGAATTTCCTCTTCTGCACTCACCGTAATAATTTTATCGAAATTGCGATACAAGCCAGTATCGAAAAGTATTGCCGACTCTTGTATAACATAGCTAAGATGAGCATGCTTATCACTCCACACTTTAAAATCTTCCCTAACTGCTGGATGAACAATTGAATTGATATCACTTAAAGCCTTTGAGTCGTTAAATACAATATCCGCTAAGCGTTTTCGATTTAAATCACCTTTTAGGCTATACACATCTTCTCCAAATCGAGCAGTTAACTTCTTTCGAACATCGCTACTCGTATTCATCAATCTTTTTGCTTCAATATCCGACACATAAACAGGAACACCAAGCATTTCAAAAGCCTTAGCGACAATTGATTTCCCTGAGCCAATTCCTCCAGTCAATCCAACTTTCAACATATTAAAAAGATATAAATGGTAGATCAATCATACTTTACTTAATTGATTTCTTTTTTTCAATAAGATAAGTAACATCTTGTGGATAAAATCGCACATTAGACACGAATGTAGGCTTTCCAATTAAACTAATAGCTAATCGATTGCTCTCTGTAGATAACGTCTGCTTGTAGTCAACCACAAAATCAAAATGGTCTGCAGAAACATTATCGTATCTTTTTAATCCAACAAAATAAGACACTTTTACATCTCTTGGGAAAAGTCTTATTACTAAAGAATCGGGTAAGTTATTTGCTCTTATTAGAACTGTTTTTTTTGCTTCGGTAAATTGCTCCACAGGAACAGTAACCTCAATTTTCTTTTGTAAAAACTCAATGCCTTTCTTCTCCTTTAGATCAACATTCTTTTTTACTGTTTTATCCAAATCTGATAAAACCAATAGTTCAGTCTCTACCTTAAAAATAGTATCTAGTATCGAACTAGGTCCCTTCACAACAACGCTATCTTGACTAAGAGAAATTTCCCCTCCTAACATGTATTGCTGTTCAAAAGCATTCGAAATATTTAATTGAATAGGAACTTTTTTCTCCAAAATTGGTGAAAGTTCAAAAACAATAGTGTCTGGAGATATTGATTGCAATCGGATACTTGAAGACAATTCTTTCTCAAATCGATTTGTGATTTGAGAAGTTAGTAAATGATACTTTTTAATCGATTCATTCTCTAAACGATTATTCGTATACTTATTTACATCAAAAGGATTAGAGAGAAAGGCGGTACTCAATTTGTATCTTAACAGATCAAAGCCAAAAGCGGTAACCTTTAGGGTTAAACGACTTGGCAATTCATTCGTTAAAACTTTACTCTTTGGCAGATTAACATACCTTACCGGGTAATTCACATTGGTTGTGTATTCTTTGCTAAGAGCATTTAGAAACCAAAATATGGTAGCAATTCCCACAAAAAACACATATACAAGTAATTTCTTATTTGATGTGATTTTTTCTGGATCGAAAAACGCTTTTATCTTTTTAA
The sequence above is drawn from the Labilibaculum sp. DW002 genome and encodes:
- a CDS encoding TerB family tellurite resistance protein; its protein translation is MGKYGKWIAGGLGWAFLGPVGGILGLLLGSALDSVEIEKGNSRGATRQGDFVMSLLILVAAVMKADGKILKVELDYVKSYLVKSFGLGRASEAITMLRDILKQNIAVEQVCQQIGHNLDYSSRLQLLHFLFGIAQADGQVSDSELITIDKISYYLGIQTGDYNSIKSMFIQSTESSYKILGLTREASNDEVKKAYRKMAVKYHPDKVSYLGEDVQKAAKEKFQKVSEAYEKIKKERAFA
- a CDS encoding GNAT family N-acetyltransferase, which encodes MITKTDEICIQLRKWKTGDEKDLVKHASDLDVVRFLKNSFPYPYTHSDARRWIYFANNLVKGCFRAIEVNGEVVGCVGIEMQEDVFCKSAELGYWIGREYWNKGIMTSVVKEMVEYAFSEMGIIRLYANVFDGNIGSVKVLEKAGFVHEARLKKAVYKNDEFLDQLIFAIIK
- a CDS encoding YbbR-like domain-containing protein, with the translated sequence MDIFDFKKIKAFFDPEKITSNKKLLVYVFFVGIATIFWFLNALSKEYTTNVNYPVRYVNLPKSKVLTNELPSRLTLKVTAFGFDLLRYKLSTAFLSNPFDVNKYTNNRLENESIKKYHLLTSQITNRFEKELSSSIRLQSISPDTIVFELSPILEKKVPIQLNISNAFEQQYMLGGEISLSQDSVVVKGPSSILDTIFKVETELLVLSDLDKTVKKNVDLKEKKGIEFLQKKIEVTVPVEQFTEAKKTVLIRANNLPDSLVIRLFPRDVKVSYFVGLKRYDNVSADHFDFVVDYKQTLSTESNRLAISLIGKPTFVSNVRFYPQDVTYLIEKKKSIK
- a CDS encoding DUF5606 domain-containing protein, with the protein product MLKGILAISGQPGLFKLVSNSKSGFIVESLIDKKRMPAHATSKISALEDIAIFTEEGDLQLQEVFKSIKEKEEGGQAINHKSSGNELKAYMREVLPNYDEDRVYVSDMKKIFQWYNILQENDMLIEVETEEETKEEE
- the coaE gene encoding dephospho-CoA kinase (Dephospho-CoA kinase (CoaE) performs the final step in coenzyme A biosynthesis.), whose product is MLKVGLTGGIGSGKSIVAKAFEMLGVPVYVSDIEAKRLMNTSSDVRKKLTARFGEDVYSLKGDLNRKRLADIVFNDSKALSDINSIVHPAVREDFKVWSDKHAHLSYVIQESAILFDTGLYRNFDKIITVSAEEEIRIQRVMKRDSSSRELVQKRIANQLPDVERIQKSDFVIYNNNELILPQIVLIDKEIRSIG
- a CDS encoding class I SAM-dependent methyltransferase, whose amino-acid sequence is MKEHWDQRYAESKYIYGTAANLFFEEQLARFKPASILLPGDGEGRNAAHAARQGWKVDAFDYSDQAVENAQEFLKSQNVEVDFYLSSILDHETVQEKYDAIGFFYLHLHSKDRPLAHQFLSDSLKSGGVLILEVFSKLQLGRGTGGPRNEDMLYSLAEIRNDFREFDSLMLEELEAELSEGELHKGKAMLIRFVGVKK
- a CDS encoding carboxypeptidase-like regulatory domain-containing protein is translated as MARELIVLLNINKTEQIHIPMQKYFILLLSTIFLSLSALAQEDQETPKIIRIVGKLTNDKTNEPIPFANVGVIGSYIGAASNLDGIFELKIPGKLIDQTIQASAVGFSTFSKSVRLCMGGDTLKIDLTPQNYSIAEVEVMAESLVLKKRIKTAIERIPDNYLQTPFNYDVYYRSEKFKNEKLNRLREAAIRIYDDKGYQRADAYQVFKERGYKFLQVRKNFETASLADGSTYLDELLEMDIVRGRGNILNGNHLDFYDLKLEQITAYENDSIWVIGYKSKRPILSNTGDYYATEYSGKLYIKIKDFAVVKNETHVVASNYSTQGRSFYVNEERQKWKPIKVEYDFSVTYKKHSGRYYLSYVNYKRHHKTKDKTTHDISTMDVNTEMLITKINTAKPEIIEKRAYYENMPYDKKFWESYNIIFDGE